AGTAGCCCGAAGGCCCGGATCGTATCCGTACGATCCGGGCCTTCGGCGTTCCCCCGGACCGGCCGGACGCCCGGAGCGCCCCGCATCTCCCGGGTTGACCTTTACGTAACGTCAAGTTCTACCGTTGCCGTCATGGAGTGGTCGATCCAGGAGATCGCCAGGAAGGCCGGCACCACCAGCCGCACGCTCCGCCACTACGGCGAGCTCGGGCTGCTGGAGCCGAGCCGGATCGGCACGAACGGTTACCGGTACTACGACCAGGCGGCGCTCGTGCGCCTGCAGCGGATCCTGCTGCTGCGCGAGCTCGGGCTCTCGCTGCCCGCCATCGCCGAGGTCCTCGAAGGCCAGCGGGACACCTCGGCCGCCCTGCGCACGCATCTGGCCCTCCTCCAGCAGGAGCGCGAGCGCATCGGGCGGCAGATCGAGGCCGTGCGGACCACTCTCCACAAGACCGAGAGAGGAGAACAGCTCATGGCCGAGGAAGTCTTCGACGGCTTCGACCACACCCGGTACGAGGCCGAGGTCACCGAACGGTGGGGCCGCGACGCGTACGAGAAGGGCGACCGCTGGTGGCGTTCGCTCAGCGAGGCCGAGAAGAAGGAGTTCATGGAGACGCAGGCCGGCATCGCCCGCGACTTCGGCGCCGCGGCCGCGGCCGGGCTCGCGCCGGACAGCGACGAGGTGCAGGCCCTGGCCCGGCGGCAGTACGACTGGCTCTCCGGCACCACCAGGCCGACGAAGGAGTACCTGATCGGGCTCGGCCAGATGTACGTGGACGACCCCCGGTTCACCCGGAACTACGACCGGCACGGCGAGGGCACCGCGATCCTGGTGCGCGACGCCCTGAAGGTGTGGGCCGAGCGGAACCTGTGATCCGCCCCGCGCGCGCCCCGCGTCCGAAGTAAGCGCTGGCCGAAACCGTCCCGCTCCGCGCCTGTCCCTTTGCCCGGACGCGAATGCGGAACGTAACGTCGTGAGCGCCATGCGTGACACGAGTGTGCCGATCGGGCGAGGAGCAGCAGGAGGACGGGCGCCCGTCCTCCTGCTGCTCCTCGCGCTCGTCGCGCTCTTCGCGGGGCTCTGCCACGGAGTCCCCGCCGACGCGGCGCCCGCCGCGGCCGGGCACCCGGCCACCGGCGCGGCCGTCGCCGAGGCCGGCCCCGTCCACGGGCCCGGCCCGCACGGCTGCGGGCAGGGCGGCGAGGGCCACGCGGCCGAGCTGCCGCTCTCCGCGCAGACGGCCGCCGCCCCGCAGCTCGACCCGCCGGGCGCCGGCGCGGCCGTCACCGCCGACCGCGCCGGCGCGCTGCCGCCGGCGGCGGAGCGGCGGCACGCGCGCACCCGCGCGGGGCCCTGCCCCGCACCCGGACGCCTGCTCATCGCCCTCGGAGTGGACCGGAACTGAGCCGACGCTCGCCCCCGCGACCGTCAGGCCCCTTCCGGCGCACCACCCACTCCGAGGACGTACCCGCACCCATGCACGCCCCCATGCCCCTGCACGCGCCCGTGCCCGCCCCCCTGCCCCCGCACGCGTCCGCGCGTCCCCATCCCACCGTCGGCAACACGCCCGTGCTGTGGACCGACGACGGCTACTGGGCCAAGCTCGAAGGCTTCAACGCCGGCGGGATCAAGGACCGTCCGGCGCTCCACATGGTCGAGGAGGCCCGCCGCCGCGGCGATCTGCGGCCCGGCGCCCCCGTCGTCGAGTCGACCTCCGGCACCCTCGGCCTCGGGCTCGCCCTCGCCGGGGTGCTCCACGGCCACCCCGTGCACGTCGTCACCGACCCCGGCCTGGAGCCGATCGTCGAGCGGATGCTTGTCGCCCACGGCGCCACCGTGCACGTCGTCACCGAACCCCACCCGCGCGGCGGCTGGCAGCAGGCCCGCAAGGACCGGGTCGCCGAACTCCTCGCCCGCCTCGACGGCGCCTGGTGGCCCGACCAGTACGGGAACCCCGACAACCCCGCCGCCTACGCCGGGCTCGCCGCCGAACTGTCCGGGCAGCTCGACCGGATCGACGTCCTCGTCTGCGCGGTCGGCACCGGCGGCCACTCGGCCGGCATCGCCCGCGCGCTGCGGGCCACCAGCAGCCCGGCCCTGGAACTCGTCGGAGTCGACTCGATCCGCTCCACCGTCTTCGGCCTGCCCGCCGGGGAACGGCTGATGCGCGGCCTCGGCTCCTCCATCCATCCGGCCAACGTCGACCACGCCGCCTTCGACGAGGTCCACTGGGTGGCCCCGGCGGAGGCGGTCCGCTCGGCCCGCCGGCTCGCCGCCCGTCAGTACGCCACCGGCGGCTGGAGCGTCGGCGCCGTCGCCCTGGTGGCCGGCTGGCTGGCCCGCACACGCCCGCGCGGCACCCGGATCGCCGCCGTCTTCCCCGACGGACCCCAGCGCTACTTCGACACCGTCTTCAACGACGCCTACTGCGCCGAGCACGGCCTCCTCGACGGACCCGTACGGGACGAACCGGCCGTCTACGAGGGGCCGGACGGGATCGAGGAGTGGACCCGGCGGGTCCTGGACCGGCGGGCGGGTGCGGCCCGATGAGCACCGCGCGCACCCCCACCGCCGCTCCGCCGGCGCCCCGCGGCGGCCTGTGGCGGCGGAGCCGCACCTTCGGCCCGGCCGTCCGGCTCCTCTTCCTCAACCAGCTCACCATCAACCTCGGCTTCTACATGCTGATGCCGTACCTGGCCGCCCACCTGGCCGACGGGCTCGGCATGGCCGCCTGGACGGTCGGGCTCGTCCTCGGCGTCCGGAACCTCTCCCAGCAGGGCATGTTCCTCGTCGGCGGGGCGCTCGCCGACCGGTTCGGCTTCAAGCCGCTCATCGTCGCGGGCTGCGCCCTGCGCACCCTCGGCTTCGGCGGGCTCGCCCTCGCCCAGTCGCTGCCCGTGCTCGTCGTCGCCTCGCTCGCCACCGGCCTCGCCGGCGCCCTCTTCAACCCGGCCGTGCGCGCGTGCCTGGCGGCGGAGGCGGGCGAGGAGCGCCGGGTGGAGGCGTTCGCCCTGTTCAACGCCTACTACCAGGCCGGCATCCTGCTCGGGCCGCTGGTCGGGGTGGCGCTCACCGGGGTGTCGTTCCGGCTGACGTGCGTGGTCGCCGCCCTGCTCTTCCTGGCGCTGACCCTGGTCCAGCTGCGGCACCTGCCGGTCTCGGCGGGCGGCGGGCGGCCGGAGCGGAAGGAGCAGGAGCGCGGGGCCCGGGGCCAGTTCCGTACCGTCCTCGGCAACCGGGTCTTCTGGCTCTTCTCGCTCGCCATGACCGGCTCGTACGTGCTGTCCTTCCAGGTCTATCTGGCGCTGCCGCTCGCGGCGGGCGGCACCGGCGTCACGACCGCGCTGTTCGTCGTCTCCGCGCTCGTCGCGCTCGCCGGGCAGCTGCGGATCACCGCCTGGTGCGCGGCCCGGCTCGACCGCGAGCGGAGCCTCGTCGCCGGGCTCGCGCTGATGGGCGGCGCCTTCCTGCTGCCGGCCCTGCTGGGCCGGGGCGCGCCGGCGCTGCTGCTGTGCGCGGCGGTCCTCGCGGTGGCGAACGCGGTGCTCTACCCGTACGAGATGGACACCGTCGTCGCGCTCTCCCGGGGCCGCTGGGTGGCCACCCACTACGGGCTCTACAACACCGTCTGCGGCATCGGGATCACCCTGGGGAACCTCGGGACGGGCGTGCTGCTCGACGTCACGGGATGGACGGCGGCGCCGTGGCTGGCGCTCTGCGGCGTCGGCCTGGCCTGCGCGGCGGCGGTCGCGGCGCTGGGCCGGGGCGGGCGGCTGCGGACCGGGTAGCGCCCGGGTACGCCGGTCGGCCCCCTGCCGGTCGCCCGCCGGCTCCGTCGCGGCGACCCTGGAAGGTGCGCGGCGGCAGGTCGGCGACCGGTCAGGAGTACTCAAGGTGACGCACCCTCGGGGAGCGGCGGGCGGTGGGCGGCGGGGCGGCCGGCCCGGCCGGCACATCGCCCGGCCCGCCGCGCCCCGGGGGCCGTACGGGGGCGACCCGCAGCCCCCCGCCACGCCGTTCGGGGCCACCCGCAGGTTCCTGCGGGCGCTGCCGCCGCTGATCATCGTCGGCGGGGTGTTCTTCGACCTGGCCACGCCGCCCGCGTACACGGCGGCGCCGCTCTTCTCCGCCGCCCCGCTGGTCGCGGCCCCGTTCTTCTCCCGGCTCACGACGCTGCTGACCGGGATCGCGGCGATCCTGGCCTCGGTCGGGCTGCACGCGTACAACGACACGCTCTCCGACGTGCCCTCGCTGACCGAGACCCTGACCGTGGTGACCGTCTCGGCGCTGGCGATGCTGATCAACCTGGTGGTGCGGCGCAGCGGGGAGCGGCTGGCGTCGGCGCGGGTGATCGCGGAGGCCGCGCAGCGGGCGGTGCTGCCGATGCCGGCGGAGCGGATCGCGGGGCTCCAGTGCGCGGCCCGGTACGAGGCGGCGCAGGCGGACGCGTTCATCGGCGGCGACCTGTTCGCGGTGCAGGACTCCCCGCACGGGGTGCGGCTGGTGGTCGGGGACGTACGGGGCAAGGGCATGGACGCGGTGGAGGCGGTGGCCGTCGTCATCGGCGCCTTCCGGGAGGCGGCCGAGCAGGAGGCGACCCTGGAAGGGGTGGCGCAGCGGCTCGAACGCGCGCTCACGCGGGAGGGGGCCCGGCGCGAGGGGCTGGACGCCTTCGAGGGGTTCACGACCGCGGTGCTCGCCGAGATCCCGCGCGAGGGGGAGAGCGTCCGCCTTGTGAACCGGGGGCATCCGCCGCCGCTGCTGCTGTTCGGGGACGGGCGCCTGGAGACGATCGAGCCGACCGAGCCGGCGCTGCCGCTCGGGATGGGGGAGCTGTCGGTCTGGCCGGACCGGGCCGACGAGCGGGCGTACCCGCCGGGCGCGACGCTGCTCTTCTTCACCGACGGCCTGTCGGAGGCGCGGGACGCGTACGGCGTCTTCTACGATCCGGCGGCGCGGCTCGCGGGGGCGGTCTTCCCGGGGCCGCAGGAGCTGCTCGACGCGCTCGTCGACGACGTGCGGCGGCACACCGGCGGGCGGTCGACCGACGACATGGCGCTGCTCGCGGTGAGCCGGCCGGCGGCCGGGGCCCCGGAGCGGCGGCGGACGATGCCGGTGGTGCCGCCCGGGCCGGCGGGCTGACGGGACCGGGCCGGCCCTCACCGTCCGTGGTCGGGAGATGCCTCAGCGATAACAATTGACATAACGTCAGATTCTCGGGGCGTGCCGGGACCTCACTGAAGGGGGGTCAACTCGGGCGAATCCCTGCCAATTCAATGAATGATCAAGAGGAACGGCTTGGAATCGGACCACCGTGTCTATTAACGTTCGATAACGCAGCGCGGTCGTCCCAGCCGTCGCAAGAGGCGGCTCCGTGCGCACGTGCCGAATCCCGAAAGGGAACCGGGGAACCATCCCTTGGGGTGAATCGGGCCCCTCGCACCCCCCGTGCGAACACGCCCGTAGGAGACCTTCCTGCTCCGAACCCGTCAGCTAACCCGGTAGGCGAGAAGGAAGGAAAGGAGCGCGCCCCCGTGGCGTCCAACACCCCCGTACCCGGAGCCCCCTTCGACCCCTTCGGCGGCCCGGGTGCCGTCGGCGCGGACGACCCGGCCGGCGCAGTGTCGGGCGCGAGCGCGTACGACACCGCCTCCTTCACCCCCGCTCCCGGGGAGTGGAACCCGACCGAGGGCTCCCTGCGCGCCGAGAGCCGCGCCGGCGGCCGGCACCGGGTCGTGAAGCAGCGCTCCAACTTCGCCCGCTCCTCCACCGTCCTCGGCGTCGGCGTCATCGCCGCCGTCGGCGCGGGCGGCCTCGCCACCGCGCAGGAGAAGCCCCCGGTCGCGATCTCGCTCCCGGACCTCCCCGACCTGGGCCTCCCGGACGCCCACGACCTGCCCGGCGTCGGCGCCCTGCTGCCCGGCGGCGAGGAGACCACCGAGACGCAGGACTCCGCGCCGGTCGCCACCGGCGGCGCGGCCGCGAAGCCGCTCACCTCGATCACGTACACCGCCCCGGCCGACACCGCCGCCTCCGGCACCGCCGCCGCGGAGCGCACCGCCTCCGCCGCCGACGCCGGCGAGGCCCTGCGCGCCCGCATCCTCCAGCAGGCCGAACAGCAGCAGCAGGCCGCCGTCGACGCCGAGAAGCTGGCCGCCGAGAAGGCCGCCGCCGAGAAGGCCGCGGCGGACGCCGCCGCCCAGGCCGAGGCCGCCGCCAAGGCCGAGGCCGAGGCGAAGGCCAAGGCGGAGGCGGAAGCCGAGGCGAAGCGACTCGCCGAGGAGAAGGCCGAGGCCGAGCGGATCGCCGCCGAGAAGGCCGAGGCCGAGCGGCTCGCCCAGCTGGCCGCCAGCTACTCGATGCCGCTCTCCTCGTACACGCTCACCTCCACCTACATGCAGTCCGGCTCGATGTGGTCCTCCGGCTACCACACGGGCCTCGACTTCGCCGCCCCCACCGGCACCCCGCTCAAGGCGGTGCACGGCGGCACCATCACCTCCGCCGGCTGGTCGGGCTCGTACGGCTACCGGATCGTCCTGCAGCTGGAGGACGGCACCGAGATCTGGTACTGCCACCTCTCCTCCATGACCGTCGCCGCCGGCCAGACCGTCGGCACCGGCGAGACCATCGGCCGCGTCGGCGCCACCGGCAACGTCACCGGGCCCCACCTCCACATGGAGGTCCACACCCCGGACGGCTCGGGCATCGACCCGGCGGAGTGGCTGCGGTCCAAGGGCCTGACGGTCTGAGCCCGCTTTCCGGCCGGGGTTCAGGCTCCCCGACCGGAATACGCCCGGCGGTGCACGGAGTTGAGCTCGGCATGACCTCGACTCTGCGCCCGCTGGGCACTTCCGACCTGCGCGTCTTCCCGCTCGCCCTCGGCGGCAACGTCTTCGGCTGGAGCGCCGACGAGGAGCGGTCGTTCGCCGTCCTCGACGCGTACGCGGCCGCCGGCGGCAACTTCGTGGACACCGCCGACGTCTATTCGGAGTGGGTCGACGGCAACGAGGGCGGCGAGTCCGAGACGATCATCGGCCGCTGGCTGGCCGCCCGGGGCAACCGCTCCGACATCGTCGTCGCCACCAAGGTCGGCGCCCACTCCCCGCTCAAGGGGCTCTCCGCCGCCACCATCAAGGCCGGCGCGGAGGAGTCCCTGCGCCGCCTCGGCACCGACCACATCGACCTCTACTACACCCACTTCGACGACGAGTCGGTCCCGGTGGAGGAGATCGTCACCGCCCTCGACCAGCTCGTGAAGGACGGGAAGGTGCGGGCCGTCGCCGCCTCCAACATCTCCCCGGAGCGGCTGCGGGCCTCCCTCGACTTCGCCGAGGCCGAGGGCCTCGCCCGCTACGTGGCGCTCCAGCCCGAGTACAACCTCGTGGCGCGCGAGAAGTACGAGGGCCCGCTCCTGGACACCGCCGCCGGCGCGGGCCTCGCCGCCGTCCCGTACTACGGCCTCGCCTCCGGCTTCCTCACCGGCAAGTACCGGCCGGGCCGGACCGTCGAGAGCGTCCGCGCCGCCCGGGCGTCCGCCCTCGCCGAGACCGCGCGCGGACAGGCCGTTCTCGCCGCCCTCGACGAGGTCGCCGAGGCCCACGGCGCCGAGCCCGCCACCGTCGCCCTCGCCTGGCTCGCCTCCCGCCCCACCGTCGCCGCGCCGATCGCCTCGGCCCGCACGGTCGAACAGGTGCCGGCGCTGGTCGCGGTCGCCGACCTGACCCTGACGGCGGACGAGATCGCCCGCCTCACGGCGGCGTCGGAGACGCCCGAGGGCTAGGCCGTCTCTTCCGGATCATGCCGGGCTCGCGACGCCTGGCACGCACGCTCGCCGCGTTGTCGTCGGTCGCCGACTCCCCCAGCTACCGCTGGGAGGTGCCCCCACCGCGTCGACTCCCTCCTCCGCCTTGCGAGCGCACGCACCAGACGCCGCTCCCTGATCCGGCCTGATCCGAAAGAAACGACCTAGCCCGCGTCGGCGACCGCCGGGGGCTGCCCGCGGAGGAGAGGTGGAGGCGGAGGGGTCAGCCCTTGTACGGGTTGTAGCCGCCGTAGTCCAGGTACTGCGGCGGCACCCACACGCGGCCGGTCGCCCGCGCCGCGTACGACAGCGCGGGCGAGGCCGTCGCCCGCCGCTCCCACAGATGGTGCAGCAGCTCCTGCTCCCGCGCGGCGAAGTCGGGCACCGGGACCGTGCCCCGGCGGGCCCGCTCGCGCAGGAACGCCAGGGTGGTGGCGAAGGACTCGTACTCGCCGACCGTCCGCGCCCCCGCCTTCCCGTACCGGCCGGCCGCCACCGCCCGCGCGGTGCGGCGGGCCCGCATCGAGGAGAGCGCCAGCGGCTCCTCCGGGGAGAGCCAGCCGGCCGCCGCGTACGCCGGCAGCACCCCGGCGATCGTCCGCAGCTCCTTCTGCCGGCTCCACACGGCCAGCCAGGTCAGCAGACCGAAGGCCGGCACCATGAACATCCCGTACACGGCGTAGAAGGCGAGCGGCCCGCCGAAGGTCGCCGAACCGTTCCACAGCGCGTGGACGCCCATCGCGAGCAGCAGCCCGGCGAGCGGCAGCAGCACCTTGCGCGGTCTGCGCACCTTGCCGCGCGGGGCGAGCGCGGCCAGACCGAAGCCGATGCCGGTGAGCACCGTGAAGAGCGGGTGCGCGAACGGCGACATCACCACCCGGACGAAGAAGGTGCCGGCGGTGACGGCGCCGATCCCGCCGTCGCCGAGGTCCTGGTCCTCGCCGAAGGCGTTGCCGAGGTAGAGGATGTTCTCGGTGAACGCGAAGCCGGTCGCCGTGAACCCGGCGATCACCACCCCGTCGACCAGGCTCCGGAAGTCCCGCCGCCGGAAGAGGAAGAGCAGCAGGATCGCGGCGGCCTTCGCGGACTCCTCCACCACCGGCGCGATAACGGTGGCACCGAGGTCGTCGGCCGAGCCCGGGTCGGCGGTCGCGGTGGCGATCCAGCGGACGGCGAAGGAGTTCGCCAGGATCGCGACCAGGGCGGCGGCGAACGCGCCCCACGCGAACGCGAACAGCAGGTTCTTCCACGGCCCCGGCTCGACCCGGTCGAGCCAGCGGAACGCCGCCATGAGCAGCGGTACGGGAAGCACCGCGAGGCCCAGGCCGACGAGGAACCCCTCCGTGCCGGTCTGCTCCCGCACCAGCGCCAGGATCACCAGGGCGCACAGCGCGAGGAGCGTGATCACGGCGACGGCCCGCACCACCCGGCTCCGCCAGAACGCCCGCCGGGGCCGGTACCGCCACTGGCTCCGGTCGGCGGCCACGGCGAACGAGGGCTCGTCCCCGTCCCGCGCGGGCAGGGGTGCCAGCGCGTCGGCGGGTATCTCGTCGGCCGGTGGACCGGCCTGCGCCGGGACGAAGACCGGGGCCTTCGGGGCGGCGGTCGGATCGGCGGTCGACTCGGGCTGGGGTGGCGGCAGGGGGTGCGTCACGGACCGACCCTAACGACCCGCACCGACACGAGCGACGGGTTACCCGGAGAAGGGCTGCTTCCTCCGGAACAGCAGGTCGTGCACGACGTGGCCCTTGTCCAGGCCCTGGCCCTCGAAGCGGGTGAGCGGCCGGAAGTCCGGGCGGGGCGCGTAGCCGCCGTCGGGGACGGTGTTCTCGAAGTCGGGGTGCGCGGACAGCACCTCCAGCATCTGCTCCGCGTACGGCTCCCAGTCCGTGGCGCAGTGCAGGACCCCGCCCGGCTTCAGCCGGGTCGCGAGCAGGGTCAGGAACTCGGGCTGGATCAGGCGCCGCTTGTGGTGCCGCTTCTTCGGCCACGGGTCCGGGAAGTAGACGCGGCAGCCGTCGAGGGCGGCCGGGTCGAGCATCTCGCGCAGCAGGATGATCGCGTCGCCGTTGGCGACCCGGACGTTGGTGAGACCGTTGCGGTCGGCGAGCCCGAGGAGGTTCCCCTGCCCCGGGGTGTGCACGTCGACGGCGAGGATGCCGGTGCCGGGGTCGGCGGCGGCCATCTGCGCGGTCGCCTCGCCCATCCCGAAGCCGATCTCCAGGACGACCGGCAGCCCGCCGAACAGCTCGCGCAGGTCCAGGACCCGCTTGCCGTCGATGTCCAGGCCCCAGTCGGGCCACCGCTTCAGCATCGCCTCGGCCTGGCCGGCGGTCACCCGGCTCCGGCGCGGCTGGAAACTGCGGATCCGGCGCTCGAAGTGGGCGCCGGCGGGGTCGGGCGAGGGCCCTTCTCCGGGCGCGAACATCCGGCTGCCGCGCCGGACGACGCTCTCACTACGCTTCTCATGCTCCTCAAACACAATGCGGCCCATGGTACGGGCCCGACCCCCTCCCCACCGCCGCTGCTCCGTTGTGGGCAATCGCCCCGCGCAACGCCTGCCCACACGGGGGTGCGGCGACGGGCGCCGTCCCGAAGACCCGGGGCCGGCGCGGAAGCCGGGCGGTCAGAGGTGGGTCAGGGCCCGGTGGGCTATCTCGCGGCCGATGGGGAGGGAGGCCGTCGCCGCAGGCGAAGGCGCGTTCAGGACGTGGACCGTCCGCGCCGCCTCCCGGATCAGAAAGTCGTCCACCAGCGTCCCGTCCCGCAGCACCGCCTGCGCCCGCACCCCCGCCGCCGCCGGCCGCAGGTCGGACTCGGTGACGCCGGGCAGCAGCCGCCGCACCGCCTCGGTGAAGGCCCGCTTCGACAGGGAGCGGCGCAGCTCGCCCGCGCCGTACTTCCAGTGTCGGCGCGCGATGGCCCAGGAGCCGGGCCACGCGAGCGTGCCGCCGAGCTCGCCGGGGCGGACGACGCCCCAGTCGTACCCCTCGCGGGCGAGCGCCGGCACCGCGTTCGGCCCGATGTGGACGCCGCCGTCGATGCCCCGCGTGAGGTGCACGCCGAGGAACGGGAAGGCGGGGTCCGGCACCGGATAGACGAGGCCCCGCACGAGCGAGGGGTCGGCCAGTTCGTAGTACTCGCCGCGGAAGGGCACGATCCGCATGCCCGGGTCGTCGCCGGCGAGCCGCGCGACCCGGTCGCAGTGCAGCCCCGCGCAGTTGACCAGGACCTTCCCGCGCAGGATCCGCTGGTCGGCGGTGCGTACGGCCACGCCCCACGGGCGCCGGTCCACGGCCGTGACCTCCGCCCCGTAGAGGATCTCCGCGCCGGAGGACTCGGCGAGCCGCCGGGCGACCGCCGGGTAGTCGACGATGCCGGTCGTGCCGACGTGGATCGCGGCGAGGCCCCGCACCCGGGGCTCGTACTCCGTGATCTGCGACGGGCCGAGCTCGCGCACCGGGATGCCGTTCTCCCGCCCGCGCTGGACCAGCGCGTGCAGCCGGGGCAGCTCCTCGCGCGCGGTGGCGACGACGAGCTTGCCGGTCACCTCGTGCGGGATGTCCCACTCCGCGCAGAACTTGACCATCTCGGCCGCGCCCTCGACGGCGAACCGCGCCTTCAGGGAGCCGGGCCGGTAGTAGATGCCGCTGTGGATGACGCCGCTGTTGCGCCCCGTCTGGTGGCGCGCGGGGCCCTCCTCCTTCTCCAGGACGGCGACGCGCGTGCCGGGGGCGGCGCGCTGGAGCGCGTACGCCGTCGACAGACCGACGATCCCGCCGCCGATCACCAGCACGTCACAGTCAAACACCAGCGCCACCTCCCACCCCTGATAGTGCACTGGCCCACTGACATTCCCGCTAAACGCCCACGTCGTGGGATGCGCGTCACGCTTTCGGGCGCGCGCCCGTCACGGGCCGTGACACCGCCGCGCGCGCCGACGCGCGCCGTCACGCCGGGGTGACGAGCAGGGGCCGGGCCCGCTCCCGCAGCTCCATGACCCGCGGCTCGTGCCCGTACGGCTCCAGCCGGTGGAGCAGGTCCCGTACGTACTCCGTGGTCCGCGCGGAGGAGATCCGTCCGGCCACCTCCACCGCGCGCGTGCCCGCCGCGCAGGCCGCGTCGAGGTTGCCGGACTCCAGCTCGGCGACGGCCGAGACGACCAGCCGCAGCCCGTGGGAGCGGACGAACTCCTCCGTCGGCCGGGACAGCGCCTGCTCGGTGAAGCGCCGCACCTCGCGCGGCATCCGCAGGTCCCGGTAGCACTCGGCGGCGTCCGCGCAGAACCGGTCGTACGAGTAGAAGCCGAGCCACGTCGGGTCGG
The Streptomyces roseofulvus genome window above contains:
- the trmB gene encoding tRNA (guanosine(46)-N7)-methyltransferase TrmB, with translation MFAPGEGPSPDPAGAHFERRIRSFQPRRSRVTAGQAEAMLKRWPDWGLDIDGKRVLDLRELFGGLPVVLEIGFGMGEATAQMAAADPGTGILAVDVHTPGQGNLLGLADRNGLTNVRVANGDAIILLREMLDPAALDGCRVYFPDPWPKKRHHKRRLIQPEFLTLLATRLKPGGVLHCATDWEPYAEQMLEVLSAHPDFENTVPDGGYAPRPDFRPLTRFEGQGLDKGHVVHDLLFRRKQPFSG
- a CDS encoding MerR family transcriptional regulator; translated protein: MEWSIQEIARKAGTTSRTLRHYGELGLLEPSRIGTNGYRYYDQAALVRLQRILLLRELGLSLPAIAEVLEGQRDTSAALRTHLALLQQERERIGRQIEAVRTTLHKTERGEQLMAEEVFDGFDHTRYEAEVTERWGRDAYEKGDRWWRSLSEAEKKEFMETQAGIARDFGAAAAAGLAPDSDEVQALARRQYDWLSGTTRPTKEYLIGLGQMYVDDPRFTRNYDRHGEGTAILVRDALKVWAERNL
- a CDS encoding MFS transporter, producing the protein MSTARTPTAAPPAPRGGLWRRSRTFGPAVRLLFLNQLTINLGFYMLMPYLAAHLADGLGMAAWTVGLVLGVRNLSQQGMFLVGGALADRFGFKPLIVAGCALRTLGFGGLALAQSLPVLVVASLATGLAGALFNPAVRACLAAEAGEERRVEAFALFNAYYQAGILLGPLVGVALTGVSFRLTCVVAALLFLALTLVQLRHLPVSAGGGRPERKEQERGARGQFRTVLGNRVFWLFSLAMTGSYVLSFQVYLALPLAAGGTGVTTALFVVSALVALAGQLRITAWCAARLDRERSLVAGLALMGGAFLLPALLGRGAPALLLCAAVLAVANAVLYPYEMDTVVALSRGRWVATHYGLYNTVCGIGITLGNLGTGVLLDVTGWTAAPWLALCGVGLACAAAVAALGRGGRLRTG
- a CDS encoding PrsW family intramembrane metalloprotease — translated: MPARDGDEPSFAVAADRSQWRYRPRRAFWRSRVVRAVAVITLLALCALVILALVREQTGTEGFLVGLGLAVLPVPLLMAAFRWLDRVEPGPWKNLLFAFAWGAFAAALVAILANSFAVRWIATATADPGSADDLGATVIAPVVEESAKAAAILLLFLFRRRDFRSLVDGVVIAGFTATGFAFTENILYLGNAFGEDQDLGDGGIGAVTAGTFFVRVVMSPFAHPLFTVLTGIGFGLAALAPRGKVRRPRKVLLPLAGLLLAMGVHALWNGSATFGGPLAFYAVYGMFMVPAFGLLTWLAVWSRQKELRTIAGVLPAYAAAGWLSPEEPLALSSMRARRTARAVAAGRYGKAGARTVGEYESFATTLAFLRERARRGTVPVPDFAAREQELLHHLWERRATASPALSYAARATGRVWVPPQYLDYGGYNPYKG
- the lhgO gene encoding L-2-hydroxyglutarate oxidase, which produces MFDCDVLVIGGGIVGLSTAYALQRAAPGTRVAVLEKEEGPARHQTGRNSGVIHSGIYYRPGSLKARFAVEGAAEMVKFCAEWDIPHEVTGKLVVATAREELPRLHALVQRGRENGIPVRELGPSQITEYEPRVRGLAAIHVGTTGIVDYPAVARRLAESSGAEILYGAEVTAVDRRPWGVAVRTADQRILRGKVLVNCAGLHCDRVARLAGDDPGMRIVPFRGEYYELADPSLVRGLVYPVPDPAFPFLGVHLTRGIDGGVHIGPNAVPALAREGYDWGVVRPGELGGTLAWPGSWAIARRHWKYGAGELRRSLSKRAFTEAVRRLLPGVTESDLRPAAAGVRAQAVLRDGTLVDDFLIREAARTVHVLNAPSPAATASLPIGREIAHRALTHL
- a CDS encoding aldo/keto reductase — encoded protein: MTSTLRPLGTSDLRVFPLALGGNVFGWSADEERSFAVLDAYAAAGGNFVDTADVYSEWVDGNEGGESETIIGRWLAARGNRSDIVVATKVGAHSPLKGLSAATIKAGAEESLRRLGTDHIDLYYTHFDDESVPVEEIVTALDQLVKDGKVRAVAASNISPERLRASLDFAEAEGLARYVALQPEYNLVAREKYEGPLLDTAAGAGLAAVPYYGLASGFLTGKYRPGRTVESVRAARASALAETARGQAVLAALDEVAEAHGAEPATVALAWLASRPTVAAPIASARTVEQVPALVAVADLTLTADEIARLTAASETPEG
- a CDS encoding M23 family metallopeptidase — encoded protein: MASNTPVPGAPFDPFGGPGAVGADDPAGAVSGASAYDTASFTPAPGEWNPTEGSLRAESRAGGRHRVVKQRSNFARSSTVLGVGVIAAVGAGGLATAQEKPPVAISLPDLPDLGLPDAHDLPGVGALLPGGEETTETQDSAPVATGGAAAKPLTSITYTAPADTAASGTAAAERTASAADAGEALRARILQQAEQQQQAAVDAEKLAAEKAAAEKAAADAAAQAEAAAKAEAEAKAKAEAEAEAKRLAEEKAEAERIAAEKAEAERLAQLAASYSMPLSSYTLTSTYMQSGSMWSSGYHTGLDFAAPTGTPLKAVHGGTITSAGWSGSYGYRIVLQLEDGTEIWYCHLSSMTVAAGQTVGTGETIGRVGATGNVTGPHLHMEVHTPDGSGIDPAEWLRSKGLTV
- a CDS encoding PLP-dependent cysteine synthase family protein; protein product: MPLHAPVPAPLPPHASARPHPTVGNTPVLWTDDGYWAKLEGFNAGGIKDRPALHMVEEARRRGDLRPGAPVVESTSGTLGLGLALAGVLHGHPVHVVTDPGLEPIVERMLVAHGATVHVVTEPHPRGGWQQARKDRVAELLARLDGAWWPDQYGNPDNPAAYAGLAAELSGQLDRIDVLVCAVGTGGHSAGIARALRATSSPALELVGVDSIRSTVFGLPAGERLMRGLGSSIHPANVDHAAFDEVHWVAPAEAVRSARRLAARQYATGGWSVGAVALVAGWLARTRPRGTRIAAVFPDGPQRYFDTVFNDAYCAEHGLLDGPVRDEPAVYEGPDGIEEWTRRVLDRRAGAAR
- a CDS encoding PP2C family protein-serine/threonine phosphatase is translated as MTHPRGAAGGGRRGGRPGRHIARPAAPRGPYGGDPQPPATPFGATRRFLRALPPLIIVGGVFFDLATPPAYTAAPLFSAAPLVAAPFFSRLTTLLTGIAAILASVGLHAYNDTLSDVPSLTETLTVVTVSALAMLINLVVRRSGERLASARVIAEAAQRAVLPMPAERIAGLQCAARYEAAQADAFIGGDLFAVQDSPHGVRLVVGDVRGKGMDAVEAVAVVIGAFREAAEQEATLEGVAQRLERALTREGARREGLDAFEGFTTAVLAEIPREGESVRLVNRGHPPPLLLFGDGRLETIEPTEPALPLGMGELSVWPDRADERAYPPGATLLFFTDGLSEARDAYGVFYDPAARLAGAVFPGPQELLDALVDDVRRHTGGRSTDDMALLAVSRPAAGAPERRRTMPVVPPGPAG